In the genome of Rhineura floridana isolate rRhiFlo1 chromosome 10, rRhiFlo1.hap2, whole genome shotgun sequence, the window AATCTTGACATGCACTCTAGATATGTAGTGTAAAGACTGATAGAATCTACTTTAGTGGTTTTTCTTGGCGTGAGAGGAGCAAATTCCTAACTCTAAAGGTTGTGGAGAAGATTGACAAGTATCAGACTGTCCCTCCCAGCCCTTCTCTCCCATTATTTTGTGGAGGGGGAAAAAGTCAATCTCTTCACCAACACCACTCAATAGCTCTCTACCACTTGCAGTTTTATAGATTTCAATGTCTACTTTTTTGTACATGATTTCAATTGAACTGTTTTAACcactgtgagctgctttgggtaTTTTTCAGCAGAAAAGCGTTCTGGAAAATCTGTATTCTGAAGTCTTGCATGTAGGAGTGTTAGGTGTATTTTTTCACTGAGTAACTACTGACACCCAAGGCAGAGCAACTGTGCAGCCAGAACATCAGGGTTTGGATGGTTGACATCTTGGCCTCTTTAGCCCCTTGATGCTacaaaaaataagaacataagaagagcaataCTGGATAAGACCAAGGGCCTATCTATtccagcttcctgtttcccacagcaacCAATCAGATGGTtataggaagcctacaagcaggacatgagggcattAATTCTCTCacactgttgttccccagtaagtgagattcagaggcatgctgcttctggtactgatggtagaatatagccatcatgacttgcagccacactttcccttagtgactttgtctaatccccgtttaaatccatccaagttggtagccatcaccacaTTCTGTGGTTGTGAGttccagtttaactatgcattgggtgaaaaagtacttctttttgtGTCCTTTTGAGTATTGGAAGTTGATCACAGGAGATGTCTGATTATTTTCTCTAGCCATTTAGATGCTTATTTAGATGCTTAGATAATTATTATCAGTTCTTGTTCAGTATTTTATGATTGtggatttttaaatattttattaaacaattattttaatggtttgctgaaaggtgggataaaaatatcaTATATGAATTCAAGTGGTGACTTCTGAGATAACTTATTCTGATTGCCTTCAGCTTTTTTTACTGCAATATTTAGAAGAACTTGCAGTGAAAGGACTGAGGCAAGTAAAATCTGAATGAACTCAATCCAAACAGTCCCTTGTGTTATCTTGATCCAATGAAGTACATTTTCAGTACCTGCTTCAGATTCAGGAGGAGAATAGAACTGGCCATCAGAGGGGAGTCCAGGATGAGTAAGAGCAGCTCGCTCAGAGGCATCCTGCACTAACAGTAGTCCTAAGAGGAAACAGAATAGTATAAATTTTCATTAGTACAATATCTTTCAAAGTAAGCATTCAGCATATACAGGCCATAATGGCAATAATGTAACATCTGACATTAATACACTTCAAGTAAAGACATTCCTACAATTATATCTAGTGGATTCCAAAGCATCACTCTCCATCAGGCATTCTTGTAAGGATACACTGTACTTGAATTAGCTTCTGTTTGTATAGAAAATAAGTTTCCTGGGACCAAAACTAAATGCACTGGAAAAAAACTTACTGTTTTCTTCTTCTGCCTCTTGCGGTAAAACTTTGAAGTCCAGGAACCAGGTTTCAATCCAGGCAAGAAGGAAAGATATGATGGGCAATACATAGCCAAAAGCACCTTGAGATAATAACTTAAAGGAGGTAGGTAAGGGAGAGAAAACACAAGTTATGTAAAAACATCTCACAACAAACCAATCGCATGATTTAAATAATATAAATTGGCATTCAGCGTGATAATGCATACCTTTGAGAGTATTACTTTTGCTAATAAAAAGGCACTGGTTACTGCTGTTGTAAACTGAAAAAAATATGAATAGTGATGAATGAAGGTACCTCCTCAGATTTACTTCTACATTCCATAGCACAGCACCATAAATAGTTAACCACATAAGTACAACGGTCCTCATTAAGCTCTAGGCAACACCTAGCAATCTCTGCTTACTGAACTTATGGCCCCAGGATACTTCATAAACTAAATGTAATTGGTCATAGAACTGTTAAAAATAGCTCCCATGCTTCTGTGGTTCCCAACAGTACACCCACAGAACTCTGCTCACTATTTGAAAGCTGACAGGGAAATCTACAATGTATTCTTATGTGCATTTGCATCTTGTGAAAGTGAAAACAAAAAAATCCAATCCAAACAAATAACTGCACCTAATACCATCTCTTTAAATTCTACCAAAACAGATCCTTAACATAGAGAGTTAAGCAAAGTTGaggtcaattttttaaaaaaaattaaaatgaaaagcaAGAAAAGAGTCTGAGGCAAAGAGAAGGAGGCATTACAAGGTTGTACAAATATTCAGTGAGTGCAGTAAGCAACTTCTGTATTTGCTCCAGCATAAAAATATTGTTTTCAGTGCTGAGGCAAtcttttggattttaaaaaatgccaagaAAATAGAGGCAGATTCTCTGAAGAGCCTGCCTTGCACATAACTGGTATTCACAGCTAATGAAGACCCTTCCCCACTGTCATGAATTTGCATATTTTAAGAAGCTATCCAAACAGATATTATGTTACATAGTATAAATGTAAGTAGAATATGtgggagagccagtgttgtgtagtggttagggtgttggactacaacctgggagaccagggttcaaatcccagcacAGCCATGAaagctctcagcctcagaggaaggcaatggtaaaccccctctgaataccgcttaccatgaaaaccctattcatcaacttgaaggcagtccatttccattttcaaacagaaCATGTAACATTACAAATACAGTATAATCTAAGCACCATTTTCCTACACATGACAACTTTCGACCTTGATTTGAAGTCCAATACTTACTGCAATTGCCCACCAGTGTCGAAGTCTACACAATGCATATGCAAGGATCAAAATCTTAAACCGAAAGACTGCCAGGAGCTACAGAGTAAAagcgggagggaggggaaagggcatTAAGACCATTATTAAAAGCAGCAAAATAATAATCAAACTAAAATGATACAAGTGATTTCTTCACTCTCCCAAGTTCCTACTCTGCTGAAAACGTCATGTGAACAGTGTCCTACCCGTCTGCATCTTCAGACAGCCACTTTGTTGTGAAAAATTTGAAAGATTTAACAAAGGGGATTTCTCTCCGATCAACTTTTAACCATTCCTCTATTCTCACAAGCTAGACTTTCAAACCTTCTCTGTGTGCTATACGGATGTTAGGATTATCCTACTTCTGGTTACATGACTGCATTTGAGCAATACTGGTGAGCACAGTCTCTTCTTCAAGTGGATAGGAGCTTCATTAGGAAAAAGAAAATTCAGAGAATATCATTAACAAATACCCTGTCCGCTTGGGGAAACTATTTTAGTTATCCAACTCAGGAAAGTTTCACAGgactgctttttattttatttatttatctatttaaaatatctctatcccgcctttctaccctataatagggcactcagggcggcttacaaaaataaaatcaaagacatacataataaaattgtatttgaTTACTAATAAAACACATGCTTGAGAATAAGATGCAAATTCATTGCACTGTAACATCTGCCTGGTACTTTCTCTTCCCATGCCTACCCCCAACCACTTCTTCATATCCTGAGCACTTGTGAATTTTGCAATCTTTTCCCCTCATTAGCCCCTCTTTTGCTCCTGCCATTTCCTGTTTTCCAGTCCAGTATTTACTCTTCTGTCAGCCCCTTGCCTCTCTGACCAGAGTTTTCTCTCTTCTTAGTTTTCCGGACCTGACCTCCCTCTTTAGCTTCTGCTTTCTCAAACACTCCTCCCCAATTGAAGGAGGCTTTTACTCAACTACATGACTTTCAATTCCAGAAGTTACAAATTACTTGCAAACATCATTTCCAGAATAGTAAGAATGTTCCCAAACACTTTAGGATAACACAGAGGTTATAGGGCTGTTCACCCCACATAGCCTCATGCTGTAAATAACAAAGCAGTTTCTAATACACCTCCCTTCCACTTTAGAACAGGCATATGGATTGGGACCATTTTGGAATGTCAACCATGCCCTGAATGAGCATATAGCTTTTCACAACCCTTACTTTTAAAAGGAGAAACCACATTACAAAAAGCAGAAAATGCCAATGGATTGGGTTAAACCAAAGATCTCCCTCTGGCCAATAGCATAACAACATAAGACAAAATGTGCAAGTCAAATCTGCAAATGGTTACAAACTGGGCCCGGGATATCCAAGGGAGACTCTTTCCTTTCTCAAGAAGAAGTTTGAGGAGCCATATATTAGAAAAAAGCCTGTATGGCAGGGACCCCTTTGCTAAGATTTTACTCTCCGAAGAAAGCCGTATTACTTACTCACACTTGCTTTCAGAAAGTCTTGTAAGAAAAGCTTACAGAAAGCTTCTAGTAACCATTATCTTAGTTCCATTTTTAGAATAGAATACGGCAGTGTATTTTTCACTTAGCAGTTTCCTATTATTTAAGGGTTGTTACATCTGTAAGATAGATTGATTCAAGTACAAAGCAGGATAAAAATTGCTTAAGATATAGGAAGCAAATACTTACAAAGATATCAAAATATGAAGAATGGTAGTCATACTGGAGGACTTCCTGTGGTAACGTTTTCTCAATGCCCCCGTTCACCTACACAGAATAAAACTGTTCTAGctgttaacatttttttaaaaaaaggtacaaCTGTTGAGCCAAATTTTCAGTTTTCAAAAGAATTACAAGAGAGTTCTGTGGTTCcccattaaaaacacacacaaagtacaagacaatttaaaacatgtaAACAAGAAATCATTTGGGTTCCAACAATATACCAGAGCTGACTTCgagaagaaaattaaaaaaaggtCCATGCAAGCACAGGAGCAGTGTAAGACGGGAGCAACCAACACAAGAATTGAAACAATATTTTTCCTTCCATGTTAGAGAGCTGAAAGCTCACAGCTCTATGACCCCGATGGGTCAAGTAGACCATCTGGCATGAGCAACATATTCGCACAAATTACCACcaaaaaaactatttttaaccacaggtttatttcc includes:
- the STARD3NL gene encoding STARD3 N-terminal-like protein, with amino-acid sequence MSRLLDYQENAQGSGLSSHPSLRDVHSINPAQLMARIESYESRQKKGISDVRRTFCLFVTFDLLFITLLWIIELNVNGGIEKTLPQEVLQYDYHSSYFDIFLLAVFRFKILILAYALCRLRHWWAIAFTTAVTSAFLLAKVILSKLLSQGAFGYVLPIISFLLAWIETWFLDFKVLPQEAEEENRLLLVQDASERAALTHPGLPSDGQFYSPPESEAGSDEESEEKQDTEKPVV